The following is a genomic window from Inquilinus sp. Marseille-Q2685.
ACCTGCACGCCGACCGGGCCGAGGCGGTGGCCGCCACGCTGCGCGCCGCCGGCGGCCGGGCCGAGGCGGTCGGCGCCGATGTCTCGGACGCCCATGCGGTGGAACGGATCTTCGCGGCCGGACGAGAGGCGTTCGGCGACTGCACCCTCCTGGTCAACAATGCCGGCCATGTCCACCAGTCGCCCTTCGAGGCGCTGGCGGTGGCCGACTGGGACCGGATGATCGCGGTGCATCTGCGCGGCACCTTCCTGTGCTGCCGCGCCGCCCTGCCGGCGATGCTGGCGGCCGGCGACGGGGTGATCGTCAACATCGCCTCGCAGTTGGGCCAGATCGGCGGCGTCGACCTGGTCCACTACAGCGCCGCCAAGGCCGGGATCATCGGCCTGACCAAGGCGCTGGCGCGCGAGGTCAGCGCC
Proteins encoded in this region:
- a CDS encoding SDR family NAD(P)-dependent oxidoreductase, translated to MRALADHVAIVTGAASGIGRAIAERLANAGAAVLIADLHADRAEAVAATLRAAGGRAEAVGADVSDAHAVERIFAAGREAFGDCTLLVNNAGHVHQSPFEALAVADWDRMIAVHLRGTFLCCRAALPAMLAAGDGVIVNIASQLGQIGGVDLVHYSAAKAGIIGLTKALAREVSARGVRVNAVAPGPIETELVRALSEEWRAAKRAQLPLGRFGAPEDVAETVAFLASPAAGIYVGQTLGPNSGDVML